A stretch of Lactuca sativa cultivar Salinas chromosome 6, Lsat_Salinas_v11, whole genome shotgun sequence DNA encodes these proteins:
- the LOC111881933 gene encoding early light-induced protein 1, chloroplastic yields the protein MAASSIFMVAPITVFKRNPAFPIRCMAQTPQSGETGSSKQAITPNMTSTPPPPPAPKVSSKFSDVLAFSGPAPERINGRLAMIGFVSAMAVEVSSGQDVFAQIGNGGVAVFVGTSMVLTLASLVPLFKGVSVQSKSSGLMTSDAELWNGRVAMLGLVALAFTEYVKGSALV from the coding sequence ATGGCTGCTTCTTCAATATTCATGGTAGCCCCCATCACAGTTTTCAAGAGAAATCCCGCATTCCCCATCAGGTGCATGGCACAGACACCACAAAGTGGTGAAACCGGGAGTTCCAAACAAGCAATCACACCAAATATGACCAGTACTCCTCCTCCACCGCCTGCTCCGAAGGTCAGCTCGAAGTTCTCCGACGTATTGGCATTCAGCGGACCGGCACCGGAGAGGATAAACGGAAGGTTGGCGATGATCGGGTTTGTGTCGGCGATGGCGGTAGAAGTGAGCAGCGGTCAAGACGTGTTTGCCCAGATCGGCAATGGCGGAGTGGCGGTGTTTGTCGGCACTAGCATGGTGTTGACGTTAGCGTCGTTGGTGCCGTTGTTTAAAGGAGTGAGTGTGCAGTCGAAGTCGAGTGGACTGATGACGTCAGATGCAGAGCTTTGGAATGGACGGGTTGCGATGTTGGGGCTGGTGGCTTTGGCTTTCACTGAATATGTTAAAGGCAGTGCTCTTGTCTAG